Proteins found in one Acidobacteriota bacterium genomic segment:
- a CDS encoding DUF6036 family nucleotidyltransferase: MRVEKDYREFLQLLAAKKAKYLIVGGFAFSFYAEPRYTKDIDILVEATEENGARIVAAIAEFWGTKPEVEPADFLQPDVIVQLGFEPVRIDIITACAGIKFRSAWKNRTRAKYGDVDVFFISLDDLIKNKKAVGRDRDRLDVKYLEKVRKAKEK; encoded by the coding sequence ATGAGAGTCGAAAAGGATTACAGAGAGTTCTTACAGTTACTCGCCGCGAAAAAGGCTAAATATCTGATCGTCGGAGGATTCGCCTTTTCCTTTTATGCCGAGCCGCGTTACACGAAAGATATCGATATCCTTGTCGAGGCGACGGAAGAGAACGGGGCCAGAATCGTTGCCGCCATCGCTGAGTTCTGGGGAACGAAACCGGAGGTCGAGCCGGCCGACTTCCTGCAGCCCGACGTGATCGTCCAGCTCGGCTTCGAGCCGGTCAGGATCGATATCATTACGGCCTGTGCCGGGATCAAATTCCGTTCGGCCTGGAAAAACAGAACCAGGGCGAAATACGGCGATGTCGATGTTTTTTTTATTTCGCTCGACGATCTGATCAAAAATAAAAAAGCGGTCGGGCGGGACAGGGATCGACTCGACGTCAAATATCTCGAGAAGGTCAGAAAGGCAAAAGAGAAATAG
- a CDS encoding HAD family acid phosphatase produces the protein MIRKGFIPAIVLTAAIVVAAVFPGCAVVRTPVPGHAEAPPAALRDTHEMLDTVLWVQTSAEFRILAKSAFARAAAVLDAALVDAGWTAALEQTEPFEDLPPAVILDIDETVLDNSPFQGRLIADRIVFDRALWTEWTQRRAAPPIPGAPDFLAYAVARGVTVFYVTNRDASQEEDTRQNLLDLGLPVRRDIDNVLTRNENGWTSADKSERRAHVCRDYRVLLLVGDDLGDFVSGARDSLEKRTRLADAHSAYWEDRWILIPNPMYGSWESALYGFDSRLPEKAVLDAKFKAVKMF, from the coding sequence ATGATTCGCAAGGGATTCATTCCGGCGATTGTCCTGACGGCCGCGATCGTTGTGGCGGCTGTCTTCCCGGGCTGTGCGGTCGTGAGGACGCCAGTCCCAGGACATGCCGAAGCTCCTCCCGCGGCATTGCGCGATACCCATGAAATGCTCGACACCGTCCTTTGGGTCCAGACCTCCGCGGAATTCCGGATCCTGGCGAAGTCCGCTTTCGCCCGGGCGGCGGCGGTGCTCGACGCCGCGCTCGTCGACGCCGGTTGGACGGCGGCTCTGGAACAGACCGAGCCCTTTGAGGATCTTCCTCCGGCCGTTATCCTGGATATCGATGAGACCGTCCTCGACAATTCGCCCTTCCAGGGGCGCCTCATTGCCGACCGGATCGTCTTCGACCGGGCGCTTTGGACGGAGTGGACCCAGCGGCGGGCGGCGCCTCCCATTCCCGGAGCGCCGGACTTCCTGGCCTACGCGGTTGCCAGAGGCGTGACGGTGTTCTACGTCACCAACCGGGATGCCTCCCAGGAAGAGGATACCCGGCAGAATCTTCTTGACCTCGGCCTTCCGGTCCGGAGGGATATCGACAACGTTCTCACCCGGAATGAAAACGGCTGGACGTCCGCCGACAAGAGCGAACGCCGCGCTCACGTCTGCCGGGATTACCGGGTGCTTCTGCTCGTGGGCGACGATCTGGGGGATTTCGTCTCGGGTGCGAGGGATTCGCTGGAGAAGCGCACCCGGCTCGCCGATGCCCACTCCGCTTATTGGGAAGACCGATGGATTCTCATCCCAAACCCGATGTACGGATCCTGGGAATCCGCTCTCTACGGGTTCGATTCCCGGTTACCGGAAAAGGCCGTTCTTGACGCGAAATTCAAGGCCGTGAAGATGTTTTAG